The Candidatus Methanoperedens sp. genome includes a region encoding these proteins:
- a CDS encoding S-layer protein domain-containing protein, whose amino-acid sequence MRPVSDIVGASRTFSITLNQTVSVTWYINGNQVQSNEDVTEASYTNTSAAEGTWFIRAAAGNDNGTVSEEWTWIVITPQEKAPAITAFAPGESPVLDIEGASRSFNITYDQTVNVAWYINGIPVQSNEDVTSSSYTNASAVFGTWIVNATATNDNGTVSKEWTWVVKDITPPANVSNLTATGTGQTYINWTWENPPDIDFDGTRILIDGNFKTDLPRTSNDYSATGLAPGTSHSITVIAFDIAQNNATQPWPENMSTTLPNTIPGDNVIPLGLPSGVIAIFSRVTDQGNTVISTTQTSPLAPGFQPLGNYVDISTSANFTGNVTITLNYTTPPEGYNGSNVRLYHLNNAVWEDITENLDTDHNTVTGEATSLSLFVAGIYPPPKIDVIQEPPSLEITVKDSLSFNISVDQTTNVNWTVNGETSQGPFLVQAGGNSNFTFASATRGNYSIIVEASNTNGTDTRSWNVTVHPEFFFKGNRIWDGSKPDEFSLTYTWDPMSFSGFYYDVNDDVGDESITMSLNGYSDRTINTGKLVYTTSPQEVSFGYSGFGSFEVIGFMAEKYFAAYTSNSNPPNPTTGIGLKSVLAQGHLHRVLIDDDTRRTISLGGTLTLQDGYVLKAKDIDMSARTMLISLLKDGNEVDSTPLSAGQTYVYTKTVGGVTDLPLILVRFDSVFSGTEVQAAFLQGLFQISESYDTVNTGNDFGVMEVRSVSFNKIEMRNNADVSLDQGSTVDLMGDMKIAVADNSNAVRFALSVEKTGSFEVRSSIYREDAPIDEWTPYNFGLNIGKTSVGFYYDLDEGIGNESLRLAEPLDGSRTINDAGLVYTTTPEDVSFGYSGFGSYEVIGFMAEKYFAAYTASSNPPDPTTGIVAKSALSQGQLHKVLIDDDTKRTISVGGTLALQEGYVLKAKDIDMSARTMLISLLKDGNEVDSTPLSAGQTYVYVKRVGAVSDLPIIMARFDSVFSGTEVQAAFLQGLFQVSENYATINTGNEFGMMEVRSVSNDNIEMSNVGSIGLDNGANEVLMGNINLRVGDTTDNSLRFYFAVDVTPETVANQLVIDSPAQATAGDTVGIKVTAGGELIEGASLTIDSSEIGQTDSNGVLNYTFSRNMKGTYNLTGTKLGYQEDIKSINVLEYIERRLSIDAPATANQLDTIVIKVTSNSTVISNATVQYDNTTIGSTDGNGTLNYTLETSGTHAITASKNGYITVEKEIDVRAPFSQYEALDINITPNTVFTDDEAVIKSNITNAGTKKDTLPVELIVNGTAVDNRSVTLAPGEIEEVNFTLKEAVAANYTLEILGQKELFQVKERPFTSNLILIAAIATILGVIAIYLWTAKNKITLELIKRKLKFGKD is encoded by the coding sequence ATGCGGCCGGTATCTGATATTGTGGGCGCATCGCGAACCTTCAGTATCACCCTCAACCAGACCGTAAGTGTTACCTGGTACATCAATGGAAATCAGGTTCAATCCAATGAAGATGTGACAGAGGCAAGCTATACCAACACCAGTGCAGCCGAGGGCACCTGGTTTATAAGAGCTGCAGCAGGCAATGATAATGGCACGGTTTCGGAAGAATGGACATGGATCGTAATTACACCGCAGGAGAAAGCACCTGCAATAACGGCATTTGCCCCTGGAGAATCGCCTGTCCTTGATATCGAGGGAGCCTCAAGATCTTTCAATATTACCTACGACCAGACTGTAAATGTGGCCTGGTACATCAACGGAATTCCGGTTCAATCCAATGAAGATGTGACCTCTTCAAGCTATACCAACGCCAGCGCAGTTTTCGGCACATGGATTGTGAACGCTACAGCAACCAACGATAACGGTACAGTTTCGAAAGAGTGGACCTGGGTGGTGAAAGATATAACACCTCCTGCCAATGTTTCCAATTTGACAGCGACAGGCACAGGTCAAACTTATATAAACTGGACGTGGGAAAATCCCCCGGATATAGATTTTGACGGAACCAGAATTTTAATAGATGGGAACTTCAAAACCGATCTTCCAAGAACATCAAACGATTACAGTGCTACCGGATTGGCGCCAGGTACTTCTCATAGTATTACCGTGATCGCCTTCGATATTGCGCAAAACAATGCAACACAACCCTGGCCTGAGAATATGAGTACAACATTGCCAAATACCATTCCAGGAGACAATGTCATACCTCTGGGATTGCCATCTGGAGTAATTGCAATTTTCAGCAGGGTTACAGATCAGGGTAACACCGTGATATCAACTACCCAAACATCGCCATTAGCTCCGGGCTTCCAGCCACTTGGGAATTATGTGGATATAAGTACATCGGCAAATTTCACAGGTAATGTAACAATTACCCTGAATTATACGACACCTCCGGAAGGATATAACGGGAGCAATGTACGCCTGTACCATTTGAACAATGCAGTATGGGAAGACATAACTGAAAATCTTGATACAGACCATAATACCGTCACCGGGGAAGCTACAAGTCTGTCTCTTTTCGTCGCCGGGATCTATCCACCGCCTAAAATAGACGTGATTCAAGAACCTCCGAGCCTGGAAATCACGGTAAAAGATTCGTTATCATTCAATATCAGTGTTGACCAGACAACAAATGTGAACTGGACAGTTAATGGGGAGACCTCCCAAGGCCCTTTTTTGGTCCAGGCAGGAGGAAATTCCAATTTCACTTTCGCTTCAGCTACCAGGGGAAATTATTCAATAATAGTGGAGGCGAGCAATACTAATGGAACTGACACGAGATCATGGAATGTGACCGTCCATCCTGAATTCTTCTTCAAGGGGAACCGCATCTGGGACGGCAGTAAACCGGATGAGTTCTCACTCACATACACCTGGGACCCCATGAGCTTCTCAGGCTTCTACTATGATGTCAATGATGACGTGGGTGATGAGAGTATCACGATGAGCCTGAATGGCTACAGCGATAGAACCATAAACACTGGCAAGCTCGTGTACACCACATCCCCTCAAGAGGTAAGCTTTGGCTACTCAGGTTTTGGCAGCTTTGAGGTCATAGGTTTCATGGCAGAGAAGTATTTTGCCGCCTATACATCCAACAGCAATCCTCCAAATCCAACTACAGGCATCGGGTTGAAAAGCGTGCTTGCCCAGGGTCACCTCCACAGGGTACTCATCGATGACGATACAAGGCGCACCATATCCCTGGGAGGCACACTCACTCTGCAGGACGGTTATGTCCTGAAGGCAAAAGATATTGACATGAGCGCAAGGACCATGCTTATCTCCCTGTTAAAAGACGGAAATGAGGTGGATTCAACTCCTCTTTCAGCGGGCCAGACCTATGTTTATACAAAGACAGTGGGGGGTGTAACAGACCTTCCTTTAATACTGGTCAGATTTGACAGTGTATTCTCAGGTACAGAAGTGCAAGCCGCATTCTTGCAGGGATTGTTCCAAATATCCGAAAGCTATGATACAGTTAATACCGGAAATGATTTTGGAGTGATGGAAGTCAGAAGTGTAAGCTTTAACAAAATAGAGATGAGAAATAATGCAGATGTAAGTCTAGATCAGGGAAGCACAGTGGATCTGATGGGAGATATGAAAATAGCAGTGGCGGATAACAGCAATGCGGTCCGATTTGCCCTCTCTGTTGAAAAAACAGGCAGCTTTGAGGTAAGGAGCAGTATCTATAGAGAGGATGCCCCGATTGATGAATGGACCCCTTACAACTTCGGGTTGAACATAGGTAAGACCAGTGTCGGTTTTTATTATGACCTGGACGAAGGCATAGGTAATGAGAGCCTGCGGCTTGCAGAACCATTGGATGGCAGCCGAACCATAAATGATGCGGGACTGGTATATACAACTACGCCGGAGGACGTAAGCTTTGGTTACTCCGGTTTTGGAAGCTATGAAGTCATAGGTTTCATGGCAGAGAAGTATTTCGCGGCCTATACCGCCAGCAGCAACCCCCCTGATCCAACCACAGGAATCGTTGCGAAGAGCGCGCTTTCTCAGGGCCAACTTCACAAGGTACTGATCGATGATGATACCAAGCGCACCATTTCTGTGGGAGGCACACTTGCTCTGCAGGAGGGTTATGTCTTGAAGGCAAAAGATATTGACATGAGTGCAAGAACTATGCTTATCTCATTATTAAAAGATGGGAACGAGGTAGATTCCACGCCCCTTTCCGCCGGTCAGACCTATGTGTACGTAAAGAGAGTTGGGGCAGTGTCAGACCTTCCTATAATAATGGCGAGGTTTGACAGCGTATTCTCAGGTACGGAAGTGCAGGCTGCGTTCTTGCAGGGATTGTTCCAGGTATCCGAAAACTACGCGACCATCAATACTGGCAATGAATTCGGTATGATGGAAGTCAGAAGCGTAAGCAATGATAACATAGAGATGAGTAACGTCGGGAGTATCGGCCTGGATAATGGTGCAAATGAAGTGCTCATGGGAAATATTAACCTGAGAGTTGGTGATACGACTGATAATTCTCTGCGATTTTACTTTGCTGTTGATGTGACTCCTGAGACGGTGGCAAATCAGCTCGTAATAGACTCCCCGGCCCAGGCCACTGCAGGCGATACTGTCGGAATAAAGGTCACCGCGGGCGGAGAATTAATTGAGGGCGCATCCCTGACAATTGATTCTTCCGAGATCGGGCAAACGGACAGTAATGGTGTTCTTAATTATACTTTTTCCAGAAACATGAAAGGCACCTACAACTTAACTGGAACCAAGCTTGGCTACCAGGAAGACATTAAAAGCATAAACGTGCTGGAGTATATAGAGCGCAGGCTGAGTATAGATGCTCCTGCTACGGCGAATCAGCTTGATACGATAGTCATAAAAGTCACATCCAATAGCACAGTCATTAGCAATGCGACTGTGCAATATGATAATACAACCATTGGCTCGACCGATGGTAATGGTACCCTGAACTACACACTGGAAACAAGCGGCACGCACGCAATAACAGCTTCAAAAAATGGTTATATCACCGTAGAAAAGGAAATTGACGTCAGGGCACCCTTTTCTCAGTATGAGGCCCTTGATATCAATATCACTCCCAATACGGTTTTTACAGATGACGAGGCTGTGATCAAATCCAATATCACAAATGCAGGTACCAAAAAAGATACACTTCCTGTGGAGCTTATAGTCAATGGAACTGCCGTGGATAACAGGTCTGTTACTCTCGCCCCCGGGGAGATAGAGGAAGTCAATTTCACACTAAAGGAAGCTGTGGCGGCGAACTATACTCTTGAGATCCTCGGACAAAAAGAGCTATTTCAAGTCAAAGAAAGGCCTTTTACTTCGAACTTGATCCTGATCGCGGCAATAGCTACAATTTTGGGGGTGATTGCCATCTACCTGTGGACTGCGAAAAATAAGATAACCCTCGAGTTAATAAAAAGGAAATTGAAGTTTGGAAAGGATTGA
- a CDS encoding ion transporter: MQSLRAKLREPVYQILTDHLMIVLALILIPVIFLPALFTFSQFMLALFRAVRDAILVIFILEYFLKLYVADSRKAYATEPWHIIDLLIAILAATNFIPRIPLGGIGRIFPLLRVARIFAVAGRTVKRAIPVRPMEKVTPLVSQMKINILEDGRIIKGAAKEDIARYIAAPGHIWIDLQEVSELDIGFLSDTLKIPGVVLESKIIKESYPKIDFFKNLTTIFIRDYKLRSEDADTKTVQILRNNMLIAWADNYIVTISNNKSELFDLINDGLSVKDEDFIVRILYSIFSRKISDYEEIVRSMEQDITALEELPVGQMHPFLERSFYFKREIQKIHSNLLHFRQVLGAVRTRKMLPGLKDEYPSLFGILFDESVYLSETSDTIRDNLISLIDLRINTVSVGLNRVMRILAVITSLGLIPSIISGLFGENLIDSPYPVRLSEIFFLELSIMLLALYVFYRRGWLR, from the coding sequence ATGCAATCCCTGCGTGCCAAACTTAGGGAACCGGTTTATCAGATACTGACCGATCACCTGATGATAGTGCTTGCACTGATACTGATCCCGGTTATTTTTTTGCCCGCCTTATTTACTTTCTCGCAGTTCATGCTGGCTTTGTTCAGGGCAGTTAGAGATGCTATCCTTGTGATATTCATTCTGGAGTACTTCTTAAAGCTGTACGTAGCAGATTCGAGGAAGGCATATGCTACTGAGCCGTGGCACATCATAGACCTTCTGATCGCTATCCTTGCTGCCACGAATTTCATTCCGCGGATACCGCTGGGAGGAATAGGAAGGATCTTTCCGTTGTTGCGGGTTGCTAGGATATTTGCTGTTGCTGGCAGGACAGTCAAAAGGGCGATCCCGGTAAGACCAATGGAGAAGGTTACTCCGCTTGTCTCACAGATGAAAATCAACATCCTCGAGGATGGCAGGATCATAAAAGGTGCAGCAAAGGAAGATATTGCCCGTTATATTGCTGCCCCGGGGCATATCTGGATCGACCTTCAGGAGGTTTCGGAGCTCGATATTGGTTTTTTGAGTGACACGCTCAAAATCCCAGGGGTTGTGCTGGAAAGCAAAATAATCAAGGAATCCTACCCAAAGATCGATTTCTTCAAGAACCTCACCACTATCTTCATCAGGGACTATAAACTGCGATCAGAAGATGCGGATACCAAAACCGTACAAATCCTGAGAAATAATATGCTCATTGCATGGGCCGACAACTACATCGTCACCATTTCCAATAACAAAAGCGAGCTATTTGATCTGATAAATGATGGCCTGTCGGTGAAGGATGAGGATTTTATTGTCAGAATTCTATACTCGATCTTCAGCAGAAAAATCAGTGATTATGAAGAGATCGTGCGGTCAATGGAGCAAGACATAACGGCACTGGAAGAACTACCCGTAGGTCAGATGCATCCGTTCCTTGAGAGATCGTTCTACTTTAAGAGGGAGATCCAGAAAATCCACAGCAACCTCTTGCATTTTAGGCAGGTGCTGGGGGCTGTTAGAACGAGAAAAATGTTGCCCGGCTTGAAGGATGAATATCCTTCCCTCTTCGGCATTCTCTTTGATGAATCAGTTTACCTTTCTGAGACATCTGACACCATCAGGGACAATCTGATATCGTTGATCGATCTTCGCATAAATACAGTATCCGTCGGGTTAAACAGGGTAATGAGGATACTAGCGGTGATAACAAGCCTCGGACTCATACCTTCAATCATAAGCGGGCTCTTTGGGGAGAACCTGATAGACAGTCCATATCCGGTCAGGCTATCAGAGATATTCTTCCTTGAGCTTTCCATAATGCTCCTGGCATTATATGTTTTCTACAGGCGGGGCTGGTTAAGGTAG
- a CDS encoding VTT domain-containing protein, giving the protein MVLFELFAAYGTMGLLAVSIISSIIPIPTEFVIVELLRVGINPAIIIVTLIVGSITGALLGYLLGKYELQKIIPFHNKEREEKMQMHFRKYGVTLLLVSPWIPFVGDLAPMVAGIENYESKKFMIVISAAKIIKSVGVVLLLMRGIHWWRLFIR; this is encoded by the coding sequence ATGGTACTATTCGAATTATTCGCCGCCTACGGAACGATGGGACTTTTAGCGGTCAGCATTATTTCTTCCATCATCCCGATACCCACAGAATTTGTCATAGTGGAGTTACTTCGTGTAGGGATAAATCCGGCAATAATTATAGTTACATTAATTGTAGGATCGATAACAGGAGCATTACTGGGTTATCTCCTGGGAAAATATGAGCTTCAGAAAATAATCCCGTTTCATAACAAAGAACGGGAAGAAAAAATGCAGATGCACTTTCGCAAATACGGGGTGACGCTGCTTCTCGTTTCCCCCTGGATCCCTTTTGTGGGTGATCTTGCCCCCATGGTCGCAGGAATTGAAAATTATGAATCAAAGAAGTTCATGATAGTGATCTCAGCGGCGAAGATTATCAAGAGCGTCGGCGTTGTATTGCTATTGATGAGAGGGATCCACTGGTGGAGGCTATTCATAAGATAG
- a CDS encoding glycosyltransferase: MNPPLVSIIIPCMNEEMTIGTCIRKAWSSLKQEGLEGEIIVSDNSTDNSGEIAKKSGARVVTPANKGYGNAFLVGFRHARGKYFLLADADDTYDLMEMAKFLKPLLSGEADFVMGNRLKGEIKKNSMPWLHRYIGNPVLTRVLNMLFKTQLSDAHCGMRAITKDALEKLDLKSEGMEFASEMIIEAARKKLRITEVPINYYPRKTPSKLHSWGDGWRHLRFMMLYNPTPFLSIPGSLLFLLGGFMTFTLELRGNVETTSLHSFILGSMLAIIGTQMIATGTYLKVYGIIHNKIDRTGLTAMLLDYHSLEVGLFIGIILFFGGMVSGSSVLFKWISSGYGSLSEVGNAVISMVLAALGIQIIFSALIISIFLLDNKENQ, translated from the coding sequence ATGAACCCGCCCCTTGTATCCATCATAATCCCCTGTATGAACGAGGAGATGACCATAGGAACCTGCATCCGGAAAGCATGGTCAAGCCTGAAGCAGGAGGGACTGGAAGGAGAAATAATAGTATCGGACAATTCCACAGATAATTCCGGTGAGATCGCGAAAAAATCGGGTGCCAGAGTCGTAACTCCCGCTAATAAAGGGTATGGGAATGCATTTTTGGTGGGTTTCAGGCACGCAAGGGGTAAATATTTTCTGTTAGCGGATGCCGATGATACTTATGACCTGATGGAAATGGCTAAGTTCCTGAAACCACTCCTATCCGGCGAAGCGGATTTCGTAATGGGGAACAGATTGAAGGGAGAGATCAAAAAGAACTCCATGCCCTGGCTTCACAGGTACATAGGCAATCCCGTACTTACAAGAGTCCTGAACATGCTCTTCAAGACACAATTGAGCGATGCCCATTGCGGTATGAGGGCAATTACAAAAGATGCGCTGGAAAAGCTGGATCTAAAGAGCGAGGGGATGGAATTCGCAAGCGAGATGATAATTGAAGCCGCGCGGAAAAAACTTCGGATAACCGAGGTGCCTATCAATTATTATCCGAGGAAGACACCTTCCAAGCTTCACTCGTGGGGTGACGGATGGCGGCATCTGCGGTTCATGATGCTTTACAATCCGACACCATTTCTTTCCATCCCGGGCTCGCTCCTATTTCTACTCGGCGGCTTTATGACATTCACTCTGGAATTGCGCGGGAACGTAGAAACAACAAGTTTGCATTCATTCATCCTGGGAAGCATGCTTGCAATTATCGGTACCCAGATGATAGCCACGGGCACCTATTTGAAAGTCTATGGGATAATTCATAACAAAATAGACAGGACGGGTCTGACCGCAATGCTCCTGGACTACCATTCTCTTGAGGTAGGGCTATTTATCGGTATAATCTTGTTCTTCGGGGGCATGGTTTCCGGTTCAAGTGTTCTTTTCAAATGGATATCTTCAGGTTACGGCTCGCTTTCGGAAGTGGGGAACGCGGTCATATCCATGGTGCTCGCGGCCCTTGGCATCCAGATAATCTTTTCCGCGCTCATAATCAGTATTTTTTTGCTGGATAATAAGGAAAACCAATGA